From one Rhopalosiphum padi isolate XX-2018 chromosome 2, ASM2088224v1, whole genome shotgun sequence genomic stretch:
- the LOC132923518 gene encoding peroxiredoxin-6-like: MLRIGQTVADVSLKTTVGEFGVHEYFRGSWGLLVCYVADFSAVCTNELSQLVKDFHEFESRGVKILAMSCDSINSHTKWIEDIKKVSGLKYEEEFPFPIVSDRNRMVSLYLNVLDAKCMDDDGIPLPCRAAFVLAPDMTIQLIHFYPQAIGRNFNEIFRTIDALQLTFKFSNDLYTPCGWKPVTDCLISSKIPKDEIEKKFPTTTVIELPSGKDYMRIVSKIEVNRKYEK, encoded by the exons atgttgagaaTAGGACAGACAGTGGCGGATGTTAGCCTAAAGACGACCGTTGGTGAATTTGGCGTACACGAATACTTCAGAGGCAG ttgggGTTTGTTAGTATGTTATGTAGCTGATTTTTCTGCTGTATGTACCAATGAACTGAGTCAATTAGTGAAAGACTTTCATGAATTTGAATCTCGAGGTGTAAAAATATTGGCTATGTCTTGTGATTCTATTAATTCTCACACTAAATGGATagag GATATAAAAAAAGTGAGTGGATTGAAATATGAAGAAGAATTTCCATTTCCAATTGTATCAGATCGTAATCGTATGGTGTCCTTGTACCTGAACGTATTAGATGCAAAATGCATGGATGACGACGGCATACCTTTACCTTGTAGAGCAGCATTTGTTTTAGCACCTGACATGACCATacaacttatacatttttaccctCAAGCTATTGGACGTAACTTTAA TGAAATCTTTAGAACCATTGATGCTTTACAGCTGACTTTCAAATTCAGCAACGACTTGTATACTCCTTGTGGATGGAAA cctGTCACGGATTGCTTGATATCGTCAAAAATACCTAaagatgaaattgaaaaaaaatttcctaCTACTACTGTTATTGAATTACCATCAGGAAAAGATTATATGCGCATTGTTTCAAAAATAGAGGTCaatagaaaatatgaaaaataa
- the LOC132922567 gene encoding palmitoyltransferase ZDHHC6-like, with translation MPSVRQSSLTRFLHWGPILSIIIYKFVTLTTLYFTEMWWPCFGSLGGFLNNALLLTLFVISFSCYLKCVIVGPGFLPLKWKPEFEKDQQYLQFCTICDGYKAPRVHHCHKCNRCVLKMDHHCPWLNTCVGHANHPSFVIFIFVSIVAAIQSSTLLLRTLLLVLAQYGHRVLVFFPLKLTLLWLTAFGLAICLILTLSLLLFIQMKYVLKNCTNIEDWIVGKAISRREQDRNLPPFIYPYNLGKLNNIKAFFSKDDGIHWAVRDECGEYDLTIEQLEQKLIKESWKQPMVVIKEYNGRWFPLMFGVCVCCQIPWTDETRMPLNVGEIVQVTRFRKYWMYGHKNASNGTRQRGWFPKPCVYSIPSTLKKDK, from the exons ATGCCTTCCGTACGTCAATCATCTTTAACAAGATTTCTCCATTGGGGACCAATTTTGTCAATta taatttacaaatttgtaaCACTGACAACGTTATATTTTACGGAAATGTGGTGGCCATGTTTTGGTTCATTGGGTGGATTTCTCAATAATGCACTTTTACTGACATTATTCGTTATTAGTTTTTCATGTTATTTGAAATGTGTTATCGTTGGTCCAGGATTTCTCCCACTCAAATGGAAACcg gaATTTGAAAAGGACCAACAGTATTTGCAGTTTTGTACAATATGTGATGGGTATAAGGCACCCCGTGTACATCATTGCCATAAGT gTAACCGTTGTGTGTTAAAAATGGATCATCATTGTCCATGGTTAAACACTTGTGTAGGCCATGCAAATCATCCATCTtttgtgatatttatttttgtatccatAGTAGCAGCTATTCAATCATCCACATTATTACTCAGGACCCTTCTGCTTGTACTGGC CCAGTATGGACATCGGGTATtggttttttttccattaaagtTAACCCTTTTATGGCTTACAGCGTTTGGATTAGCTATATGTTTAATCCTCACTCTCAGTTTACTGTTATTTATACAA atgaaatatgtactaaaaaatTGTACGAATATCGAAGACTGGATTGTAGGAAAAGCAATATCAAGACGTGAACAAGATCGGAATTTGCCACCATttatatatccatataatttaggaaaattaaataatattaaagca tttttttctaaAGATGATGGTATTCATTGGGCAGTACGAGATGAGTGTGGTGAATATGATTTAACT attgagCAGttagaacaaaaattaattaaagagtCGTGGAAACAACCTATGGTAGTAATTAAAGAATACAATGGCAGATGGTTTCCATTAATGTTTGGTGTGTGTGTTTGTTGTCAAATACCATGGACTGACGAAACACGGATGCCATTGAATGTTGGTGAGATTGTTCAAGTCACCAGATTTCGAAA ATATTGGATGTATGGTCATAAAAATGCTTCCAATGGTACTCGGCAACGAGGATGGTTTCCAAAACCTTGTGTGTATTCAATACCTAGCACATTGAAGAAAGACAAATAA
- the LOC132919087 gene encoding uncharacterized protein LOC132919087 — protein sequence MQHFDSNDAVSIKESQALLNEISMEPNLTFIHSNYGFLPSTITKLESQGVSLTDSVTTVMFTKNKLDEVAGDVGMKVNTKFNQVLEKNSGFEILLKILKILNGESSSMDGLPEDLTGNDLTFYKYAPVTSTDVERSFSRYKTILADNRRSFDVENIKKTLDKSKI from the exons ATGCAACATTTTGATTCTAACGATGCTGTATCTATAAAAGAATCTCAAGCCCTTCTAAATGAAATTTCAATGGAACCAAATTTGActtttatacattcaaattatGGGTTTTTACCATCAACCATAACTAAATTAGAATCACAAGGTGTATCACTAACTGATTCAGTAACAACAGTAATgttcacaaaaaataaattggacgAAGTAGCAGGTGACGTTGGAATgaaagtaaatacaaaatttaaccaagttttagaaaaaaactCTGGGTTTGAAATactgttgaaaattttaaaaattttgaatggaGAAAGTTCATCGATGGATGGTTTACCAGAAGACCTAACGGGAaatgatttaacattttataaatatgcacCAGTAACATCAACAGACGTCGAAAGAAGTTTTTCTCGGTATAAAACCATACTGGCCGACAATCGGCGATCATTCGAcgtggaaaatattaaaaaaacatta gatAAATCCAAAATTTGA
- the LOC132922137 gene encoding importin subunit alpha-1-like has product MPVKKTILNSRSFDVYQDRNKYYEDLRRKRNDVTIELRKTLRDEQLKKHRNIVLDAHNDELELKPEPEVELTIDDIKEGLKSHTSSVNKLNCLKYARKMLSSRKCAPIDDFIKAGILPMLMDFLTSKYNNNTDFQYECSWILTNVASGSSANTISIVNEGAVPLLINLLKSPDIRVMEQAVWALGNIAGDGPQLRDIVLSNGIVPILNSLLETTEQVTAQQNIVWTLSNLCRSKTPPPNFNYLLPSIPLLVRMLSHNDSQVISNACWALSYLTDGSNEKIQVIIEACALKAILKYLEVDDVSILIPALRVVGNIVSGNDVQTKHALDHGILKYLHNLLNHRRIPVVKDAAWLLSNVMAGSVEQIQAAIDHNLLPVLIRALQRGDIKVQKEAAWAINNLFSGGSNDQKSHLIDIGILEPYCALLISSDDRMVEIILEGLNQLLEKSDCTRGKICMLIEEANGLDHLESLQNHSSQKIYEMSFNIVEKYFQGEDEIQEFDLGIIPQDMSSGNLFSIDN; this is encoded by the exons ATGCCTGTGAAAAAAACCATTCTCAATAGTCGTAGTTTTGATGTATACCAGGATAGAAATAAGTACTATGag GATTTACGTCGTAAGCGCAATGATGTAACTATTGAATTGCGGAAAACCTTACGTGATGAACAATTGAAAAAGCATAGAAATATTGTGTTAGATGCCCATAATGATGAATTGGAATTAAAACCTGAACCTGAAGTTGAATTGACAATTGATGATATCAAGGAAG GTTTAAAAAGTCATACATCATcagttaacaaattaaattgctTAAAATATGCTCGTAAGATGTTAAGTTCAAGGAAATGTGCTCCAATTGATGACTTTATTAAAGCTGGTATTTTACCAATGTTGATGGATTTCTTAAcatcaaaatataacaataa CACTGATTTCCAGTATGAATGTTCGTGGATATTGACAAATGTAGCATCAGGATCATCAGCAAACACCATTTCTATAGTTAATGAGGGTGCAGTTcctttacttattaatttgcTTAAATCACCAGATATACGTGTGATGGAACAAGCTGTTTGGGCTTTAGGAAATATTGCGGGTGATGGACCCCAACTTAGGGATATTGTATTATCTAATGGTATTGTACCaattttaaacagtttattaGAAACAACTGAACAAGTAACTGCACAACAGAACATAGTATGGACGCTATCAAATCTTTGTCGCAGCAAAACTCCTCctccaaattttaattatttacttccaTCTATACCGTTGTTGGTTAGAATGTTAAGTCATAACGATTCTCAAGTTATTT CTAATGCTTGCTGGGCCTTATCGTATTTGACTGATGGGAGCAATGAAAAAATTCAAGTAATTATTGAGGCTTGTGCATTGaaagcaattttaaaatatttagaagttGATGACGTTTCTATTCTTATACCTGCACTACGAGTAGTTGGTAATATTGTTTCTGGTAATGATGTACAA ACAAAACATGCGTTGGATCATGGTATACTTAAATACCTTCATAATCTATTAAATCATAGACGTATTCCTGTTGTGAAGGATGCTGCTTGGTTGTTGTCAAATGTGATGGCTGGTAGTGTAGAACAAATTCAAGCAGCTATTGATCATAATCTATTGCCAGTTTTGATTAGAGCTCTACAACGT ggAGATATCAAAGTACAAAAAGAAGCTGCTTGGGCCATAAACAATCTATTTAGTGGTGGTTCTAATGATCAAAAATCTCATCTAATTGATATTGGAATATTGGAACCTTATTGTGCCTTATTAATCTCTTCAGATGATAGAATGGTAGAGATCATATTGGAAGGTCTTAATCAACTATTGGAA AAGTCTGACTGCACCAGAGGCAAGATTTGTATGTTAATTGAAGAGGCAAATGGATTAGATCACCTGGAATCATTGCAAAATCATTCTTCACAAAAGATTTATGAGATGTCATTCAATATAGTGgagaaatattttcaaggaGAG gaTGAAATTCAGGAATTTGACTTGGGAATAATTCCTCAAGATATGAGTTCAGGAAATTTGTTCAGTATTGATAATTGA
- the LOC132919644 gene encoding LOW QUALITY PROTEIN: vesicle transport protein SFT2A (The sequence of the model RefSeq protein was modified relative to this genomic sequence to represent the inferred CDS: deleted 1 base in 1 codon), whose product MDMLRKALSGQDRDNDSSTGILPNVNQMSSLEWSTRIKGFIACFVIGIFFSLLGATALVLPLHRKIAVFGIFYTLGNITSLLSTCFLMGPVKQIKKMFSSSRIVATIIALAMIVLTLVAAIGMKNAPLTFLCIIFQFLALTWYSLSYIPYARDAIKSSMSTIIA is encoded by the exons ATGGACATGTTAAGGAAAGCGTTGAGTGGTCAAGATCGAGACAATGATAGTTCTACTGGAATTTTGCCT AATGTTAATCAAATGTCATCATTAGAATGGTCTACTCGTATAAAAGGATTTATTGCATGCTTTgtaattggaatatttttttcattattgggTGCAACAGCATTAGTTTTACCTCTACATAGAAAAATTGCtgtatttggtattttttatacactCGGAAATATTACATCGCTTCTtag tacTTGTTTTTTAATGGGGccagtaaaacaaataaaaaagatgTTTTCGTCCTCTAGAATTGTTGCAACCATCATTGCTCTTGCAATGATTGTTCTTACATTAGTTGCTGCAATTGGC atGAAAAATGCC CCATTAACTTTTCTTtgcattatttttcaatttctcgCATTGACTTGGTACTCGTTGTCTTACATACCTTACGCAAGAGATGCCATTAAAAGCTCGATGTCTACAATCATAGCATAA